The following coding sequences are from one Gossypium raimondii isolate GPD5lz chromosome 4, ASM2569854v1, whole genome shotgun sequence window:
- the LOC105779726 gene encoding serine carboxypeptidase-like translates to MKKQMAKLKSLSLIFFSHLFLVSSSAAVFPVLDDLRFAGSSFPSVQAKKLIRELNLFPKEEVNLVDRGRVSLPQDSKLVEKRFKFPGLEALGGVSVDDLSHHAGYYKLPNSYDARMFYFFFESRSNKEDPVVIWLTGGPGCSSELALFYENGPFSISDNMSLVWNEFGWDKVSNLLYVDQPVGTGFSYSSDRRDIRHNEDEVSNDLYDFLQAFFAEHPEFAKNDFYITGESYAGHYIPAFAARLHRGNKAKDGIHINLKGFAIGNGLTDPAIQYKAYPDYALDMGLIKKTDYSLINKLVPVCEFAIKLCGTDGTVSCMASYFVCNTIFASIIARAGGINYYDIRKKCEGSLCYDFSNMETFLNKKSVRDALGVGNIEFVSCSPTVYQAMLVDWMRNLEVGIPALLEDGIKLLVYAGEYDLICNWLGNSRWVHAMQWSGRKEFVASPEVPFVVDGSEAGVLKTHEPLGFLKVHDAGHMVPMDQPKAALEMLKRWTKGSLAEGGKAEKLFAEM, encoded by the exons ATGAAAAAACAGATGGCGAAACTGAAATCTCTAAGTCTAATATTCTTTTCCCATCTCTTTCTGGTTTCCTCTTCCGCCGCCGTATTCCCTGTCTTAGACGACCTACGTTTTGCCGGGTCGAGTTTTCCGTCGGTGCAAGCAAAGAAATTGATAAGGGAGTTGAATTTGTTTCCTAAAGAGGAAGTTAACCTGGTCGATCGAGGCCGAGTTTCGTTACCCCAGGATTCGAAGCTGGTGGAAAAGCGGTTCAAGTTCCCCGGTTTGGAAGCCCTTGGTGGGGTTTCTGTTGACGATTTGAGTCATCATGCTGGCTATTACAAGCTTCCTAATTCTTATGATGccag AATgttctatttcttctttgaatCACGCAGTAACAAAGAGGACCCTGTTGTAATCTGGTTGACTGGAGGTCCAGGTTGCAGTAGTGAACTGgctttattttatgaaaatggcCCTTTCTCCATTTCTGATAACATGTCTCTTGTCTGGAATGAGTTTGGTTGGGACAAg GTGTCAAACCTTCTATATGTAGACCAGCCTGTTGGTACTGGCTTTAGTTATAGCTCTGACCGAAGGGACATTCGTCATAATGAAGACGAAGTTAGCAATGACCTTTATGACTTTTTACAG GCATTCTTTGCTGAACACCCTGAGTTTGCCAAGAATGACTTTTATATAACTGGAGAATCGTATGCTGGGCACTACATTCCAGCTTTTGCTGCCCGACTCCACCGAGGAAACAAAGCTAAAGATGGAATTCATATAAACCTGAAG GGATTTGCTATTGGAAATGGCCTGACTGACCCTGCAATCCAGTATAAAGCTTACCCCGATTATGCTTTAGACATGGGGTTAATTAAGAAGACTGACTATAGTTTAATCAACAAGCTGGTTCCAGTTTGTGAATTTGCAATAAAGCTTTGTG GCACTGATGGTACAGTCTCTTGCATGGCTTCCTATTTTGTCTGCAATACCATATTCGCTAGCATCATAGCACGTGCTGGTGGTATAAAT TACTATGATATTAGAAAGAAATGTGAGGGGAGTCTTTGCTATGACTTCTCAAACATGGAGACATTTCTGAACAAGAAATCTGTTAGGGATGCTCTTGGTGTTGGGAATATAGAATTCGTTTCCTGCAGCCCTACAGTGTATCAGGCCATGCTGGTTGACTGGATGCGGAATCTTGAAGTTGGCATTCCTGCTCTCCTTGAGGACGGAATCAAGCTTCTTGTCTATGCTGGTGAATATGATCTTATCTGCAACTGGCTCG GCAATTCAAGATGGGTTCATGCAATGCAATGGTCTGGTCGAAAAGAATTTGTAGCATCGCCAGAGGTTCCATTTGTGGTTGATGGCTCGGAAGCAGGAGTCTTGAAAACTCATGAACCTCTTGGTTTTCTTAAG GTTCATGATGCTGGTCACATGGTGCCTATGGACCAGCCCAAGGCAGCCTTAGAAATGCTGAAAAGATGGACCAAGGGTTCACTAGCTGAAGGTGGTAAGGCAGAGAAACTGTTTGctgaaatgtga
- the LOC105780022 gene encoding vacuolar protein sorting-associated protein 24 homolog 1 isoform X3, producing MSRKAVNRLYENKAQLNSISMHLGESVAIARTVGHLSKSAEVMKLVNNLMKAPQMATTMQEFSKEMTKAGVIEEIVNDAVDTALDSEDIEEETEEEVNKVLSEIAGETAAQLPEAVRKERARVPTQRETTSHQEEAIAEGADDEEELEEIRARLARVRS from the exons ATGTCAAGAAAAGCTGTGAACCGTCTATATGAGAATAAGGCACAGCTTAATTCAATATCCATGCACCTCGGAGAAAGTGTTG CAATTGCTCGTACTGTCGGTCATCTTTCCAAGAGTGCTGAAGTCATGAAACTTGTAAACAACCTCATGAAAGCTCCACAAATGGCTACCACAATGCAAGAATTTAGCAAAGAAATGACCAAG GCTGGGGTGATTGAAGAAATAGTAAATGATGCTGTTGACACGGCATTGGATTCAGAAGATATAGAAGAAGAGACAGAAGAAGAAGTCAATAAGGTTCTTTCGGAAATAGCTGGGGAAACTGCTGCACAGCTTCCTGAAGCTGTTCGGAAGGAAAGAGCGAGGGTACCTACCCAAAGAGAAACCACTTCACATCAA GAAGAAGCGATTGCAGAGGGTGCAGATGATGAGGAAGAGTTGGAAGAGATAAGGGCGCGACTCGCTCGAGTTAGATCGTAA
- the LOC105779725 gene encoding uncharacterized protein LOC105779725, which translates to MDLREDSVRLESLQATSRNMSSSSAFFSANQSPFFSPRSSTCQLSESTRSDAQCNSINFSADPPSSSSGIQVPECLADVGFSGFQKFDHVPSTTLVASGIRSSYDHMGDNGYNVPIAKHRKHMRNHDMSFSPVPISLSSNRRRSYDVYIGLHGRKPSLIRFTNWLRAELEVQGMTCFVSDRARFRNSRKHELRERAMDVSSFGVVILTRKSLRNPYTIEELRFFSSKKNLVPIYFDLRPGDCLVRDIVEKRGELWEKHGGDLWVLYGGLEKEWKEAVNGLVRVDEWKLEAQDGNWRDCILQAVTVLAMKLGRRSVLERLTKWRDMVDKEEFPFPQNENFIGRKKELSELEFILFGDITGESERDYFELKARSKRKNLTVGWSNSSSAEERHRASGSQKGKEPVIWKESEKEIEMQSFERQHYQRPKGGQSSRRKRSKKTVYGKGVACVTGDSGIGKTELLLEFAYRFHQRYKMVLWIGGESQYIRQNYLNLRSFLEVDVGVGNSIDKSRINSFEEQEEAAISRVRKELMRNIPFLVVIDNLESEKDWWDQKLVMDLLPRFGGETHILISTRLPCVMNLEPLKLSYLSGVEAMSLMQGSIKDYPIADIDALRIIEEKVGRLTLALAIVGSMLSELPINPSRLLDTINRMPSRDILWSGREVHLLRKNTFLLQLFEVCFSIFDHADGPGSLATRMVLVSGWFAPAAIPISLLSLAAHKVPKKHNGTQFWRKLLHSLTCGFSSSYSKRSEVEASSMLLRFNLARSSTKEGYFHFNELIKVYARKRGVTGAANAMVQAVASRGSLSLHSEHVWAACFLLFGFGNNPKVVELRVSELLCLVKQVILPLAIWTFVTFSRCGAALELLRVCTDALEAADQAFLTPVEKWLDKSLCWKPIQTNAQLNPYLWEELALSRATVLETRAKLMLRGGQFDIGDDLIRKAIFIRTSICGEDHPDTIAARETLSKLTRLLANVETHTSS; encoded by the coding sequence ATGGATCTCCGAGAAGATAGCGTAAGGTTGGAGTCCCTGCAAGCAACCTCTAGAAATATGTCATCATCGTCAGCATTCTTTTCTGCGAATCAATCACCATTCTTCTCTCCAAGATCATCAACGTGTCAATTGTCCGAATCGACAAGGTCTGATGCTCAATGTAACAGTATTAATTTCAGTGCTGATCCTCCAAGTTCCAGTTCTGGAATCCAGGTTCCAGAATGCCTTGCAGATGTCGGATTTTCTGGCTTCCAGAAATTTGATCACGTGCCATCTACAACTCTTGTTGCAAGTGGCATACGATCTAGTTATGATCatatgggtgacaatggttataACGTCCCTATAGCGAAGCACAGAAAGCATATGAGAAACCATGATATGTCATTTTCCCCTGTTCCGATATCATTGTCTTCTAACCGACGGAGGAGCTATGACGTATACATAGGTTTGCATGGCCGCAAGCCTTCCTTAATAAGGTTCACGAATTGGCTCCGTGCTGAGCTGGAAGTTCAAGGGATGACTTGCTTTGTATCTGACAGAGCTCGATTCAGGAATTCTCGTAAGCATGAACTTAGGGAAAGGGCAATGGATGTTTCTTCCTTTGGGGTTGTAATTCTAACAAGGAAGTCTTTGAGGAATCCGTATACTATTGAAGAGCTTAGATTTTTTTCAAGCAAGAAAAATTTGGTCCCtatctattttgatttgaggcCTGGTGATTGTCTTGTCCGAGATATAGTCGAGAAAAGGGGAGAGCTGTGGGAAAAACATGGTGGTGACTTATGGGTTCTTTATGGAGGATTGGAGAAAGAGTGGAAGGAAGCTGTTAATGGCCTGGTTCGAGTGGATGAATGGAAACTAGAAGCGCAGGACGGTAACTGGAGAGACTGCATATTACAAGCTGTTACTGTTTTGGCGATGAAGTTAGGAAGGCGAAGCGTTTTAGAGCGATTGACAAAGTGGAGAGACATGGTGGACAAAGAGGAATTCCCGTTTcctcaaaatgaaaactttattgGCAGGAAGAAAGAATTGTCGGAGCTGGAATTTATACTTTTTGGTGATATTACTGGAGAATCAGAAAGGGATTATTTTGAGCTCAAGGCTCGATCAAAGAGAAAGAATTTGACTGTTGGGTGGAGTAACAGCAGTTCGGCGGAGGAAAGGCACCGGGCGAGTGGCAGCCAGAAGGGTAAAGAACCAGTCATTTGGAAGGAGTCTGAAAAGGAGATTGAGATGCAAAGTTTTGAAAGGCAACACTATCAAAGACCAAAAGGTGGACAGAGTTCACGGAGAAAGAGATCAAAGAAAACTGTATATGGAAAGGGCGTTGCCTGTGTAACTGGGGACTCAGGAATAGGGAAGACTGAGCTTCTTCTGGAATTTGCCTACAGATTTCACCAGAGGTATAAGATGGTTCTATGGATAGGAGGGGAAAGCCAGTATATTAGGCAGAATTATTTAAATCTCCGGTCGTTTCTAGAGGTCGATGTCGGGGTTGGAAATTCCATTGATAAAAGCAGGATTAACAGCTTCGAAGAGCAAGAAGAGGCTGCTATTTCTAGAGTCCGGAAAGAGCTAATGCGAAACATACCTTTTCTGGTGGTGATTGATAATTTAGAGAGTGAAAAGGATTGGTGGGATCAGAAGCTTGTAATGGATCTTCTTCCTCGTTTTGGCGGTGAGACCCACATTTTGATATCCACTCGCCTTCCATGTGTGATGAACTTAGAACCGTTAAAACTCTCGTACTTGTCTGGAGTGGAGGCAATGTCATTAATGCAGGGAAGTATTAAAGACTATCCTATTGCAGACATTGATGCACTTAGGATCATCGAGGAGAAAGTTGGAAGGCTAACTTTGGCCTTGGCAATTGTAGGCTCAATGCTGTCCGAGCTACCCATAAATCCAAGCAGGCTACTAGATACCATCAATAGGATGCCCTCGAGAGACATTTTATGGAGTGGTAGGGAAGTTCATTTATTGAGGAAAAACACTTTCCTGCTGCAACTCTTTGAGGTGTGTTTTTCGATATTCGATCATGCAGATGGACCAGGGAGCCTGGCAACGAGAATGGTCCTGGTGAGTGGTTGGTTTGCACCTGCTGCCATTCCAATTTCCCTGTTATCCTTAGCTGCTCACAAGGTACCCAAGAAACATAACGGAACCCAGTTTTGGAGAAAGTTATTGCATTCCTTGACGTGTGGTTTTTCTTCATCATACTCAAAGAGATCCGAAGTAGAAGCATCGTCCATGTTATTAAGGTTCAATCTTGCAAGAAGTAGCACCAAGGAAGGTTATTTCCATTTCAATGAGCTCATCAAGGTTTACGCTCGGAAGAGAGGAGTTACCGGAGCTGCTAATGCCATGGTACAAGCTGTTGCTAGTCGCGGATCATTATCCCTCCATTCGGAACATGTATGGGCAGCATGTTTCTTGCTATTTGGATTCGGTAATAACCCTAAGGTCGTTGAGCTCAGGGTGTCAGAACTGTTATGCCTTGTAAAACAAGTGATTTTGCCTCTTGCGATTTGGACATTTGTAACATTCTCTAGGTGTGGTGCTGCTCTCGAACTCCTCCGGGTATGCACCGATGCTTTGGAGGCAGCAGACCAGGCATTCCTTACCCCGGTTGAGAAATGGTTGGACAAATCACTATGTTGGAAGCCCATCCAAACTAATGCTCAATTGAATCCATATCTGTGGGAGGAGTTGGCATTATCAAGAGCCACCGTGCTAGAAACCAGAGCCAAGTTAATGTTAAGAGGGGGACAATTCGACATCGGAGATGACCTGATTCGGAAAGCTATTTTTATTAGAACTTCAATCTGCGGTGAGGATCATCCGGATACCATAGCTGCTCGTGAAACACTGAGCAAACTTACCCGGCTTCTTGCAAATGTTGAGACTCATACTTCATCATAG
- the LOC105780022 gene encoding vacuolar protein sorting-associated protein 24 homolog 1 isoform X2 — MGSAKALAKEIVMSRKAVNRLYENKAQLNSISMHLGESVAIARTVGHLSKSAEVMKLVNNLMKAPQMATTMQEFSKEMTKAGVIEEIVNDAVDTALDSEDIEEETEEEVNKVLSEIAGETAAQLPEAVRKERARVPTQRETTSHQEEAIAEGADDEEELEEIRARLARVRS, encoded by the exons ATGGGGTCTGCTAAG GCACTTGCAAAAGAAATTGTAATGTCAAGAAAAGCTGTGAACCGTCTATATGAGAATAAGGCACAGCTTAATTCAATATCCATGCACCTCGGAGAAAGTGTTG CAATTGCTCGTACTGTCGGTCATCTTTCCAAGAGTGCTGAAGTCATGAAACTTGTAAACAACCTCATGAAAGCTCCACAAATGGCTACCACAATGCAAGAATTTAGCAAAGAAATGACCAAG GCTGGGGTGATTGAAGAAATAGTAAATGATGCTGTTGACACGGCATTGGATTCAGAAGATATAGAAGAAGAGACAGAAGAAGAAGTCAATAAGGTTCTTTCGGAAATAGCTGGGGAAACTGCTGCACAGCTTCCTGAAGCTGTTCGGAAGGAAAGAGCGAGGGTACCTACCCAAAGAGAAACCACTTCACATCAA GAAGAAGCGATTGCAGAGGGTGCAGATGATGAGGAAGAGTTGGAAGAGATAAGGGCGCGACTCGCTCGAGTTAGATCGTAA
- the LOC105779727 gene encoding protein phosphatase 1 regulatory subunit INH3 — protein sequence MVRPTAIGTTNRSSSAMSSMTTTVTIENTSGASSSSSQPQEALVLELRPRKKKVTWKEGTVDNEFMNKKSSKICCIYHKEKPFDEDDSDDDGHDHHHHHHPSNGHDSSKDGCRPSSSSSSSSSA from the coding sequence ATGGTTCGACCGACGGCGATAGGCACCACGAACAGATCGTCATCAGCGATGTCCTCCATGACAACCACCGTGACGATCGAGAACACCTCGGGCGCGTCCTCCTCGTCGTCGCAGCCTCAAGAAGCCCTCGTCCTCGAACTCCGCCCTAGGAAGAAGAAAGTTACGTGGAAAGAAGGCACCGTGGACAACGAATTCATGAACAAGAAGAGTTCCAAGATCTGTTGTATTTACCATAAAGAAAAGCCCTTCGACGAAGACGACAGTGATGACGACGGAcatgatcatcatcatcaccatcatccGTCCAACGGACATGATTCCTCCAAGGATGGCTGCAGGCCCAGCAGCAGCTCCAGCTCCAGCTCCAGCGCCTGA
- the LOC105780022 gene encoding vacuolar protein sorting-associated protein 24 homolog 1 isoform X1: MDKFKNMLKPKPNPQQLLRDWQRKLRQECRNIERQIRDVQREEKSVQKAIREAAKRNDMGSAKALAKEIVMSRKAVNRLYENKAQLNSISMHLGESVAIARTVGHLSKSAEVMKLVNNLMKAPQMATTMQEFSKEMTKAGVIEEIVNDAVDTALDSEDIEEETEEEVNKVLSEIAGETAAQLPEAVRKERARVPTQRETTSHQEEAIAEGADDEEELEEIRARLARVRS; encoded by the exons ATGGATaaatttaagaacatgttgAAACCCAAGCCGAACCCACAGCAATTACTAAGAGATTGGCAAAGAAAGCTTCGTCAAGAGTGTCGTAACATTGAACGCCAAATCAGAG ATGTTCAGAGAGAGGAGAAAAGTGTACAAAAAGCAATTAGAGAAGCTGCCAAGAGAAATGACATGGGGTCTGCTAAG GCACTTGCAAAAGAAATTGTAATGTCAAGAAAAGCTGTGAACCGTCTATATGAGAATAAGGCACAGCTTAATTCAATATCCATGCACCTCGGAGAAAGTGTTG CAATTGCTCGTACTGTCGGTCATCTTTCCAAGAGTGCTGAAGTCATGAAACTTGTAAACAACCTCATGAAAGCTCCACAAATGGCTACCACAATGCAAGAATTTAGCAAAGAAATGACCAAG GCTGGGGTGATTGAAGAAATAGTAAATGATGCTGTTGACACGGCATTGGATTCAGAAGATATAGAAGAAGAGACAGAAGAAGAAGTCAATAAGGTTCTTTCGGAAATAGCTGGGGAAACTGCTGCACAGCTTCCTGAAGCTGTTCGGAAGGAAAGAGCGAGGGTACCTACCCAAAGAGAAACCACTTCACATCAA GAAGAAGCGATTGCAGAGGGTGCAGATGATGAGGAAGAGTTGGAAGAGATAAGGGCGCGACTCGCTCGAGTTAGATCGTAA